The proteins below come from a single Bryobacter aggregatus MPL3 genomic window:
- a CDS encoding MFS transporter, with protein sequence MRIHYAWVIAAISFLILIASAGVRATPSILMVPLEAEFGWTRAAISAAIAVNIALFGMIGPFAASLMNRFGIRRIVVSALLVLAVAVGVTSQMTRLWQFTLLWGVLVGSASGMTALVFAAIVTNRWFEERRGLVIGVLSAANATGQLVFLPLLATTVVASGWRSASTLVAIAAAIMSLLAFLFLRDRPEDLGLKPYGWTHATVAPTAPPKSPLAALAWASKQKAFWVLAGSFFVCGASTNGLVGTHLIPACHDSGIAEVQAAGLLAMMGIFDILGTSASGWLTDRYSGRYLLFAYYALRGISLLFLPATLAQGGTALAWFAIFYGLDWIATVPPTVRLTSDYFGRENVGVVYGWIGASHQLGASLAAFGAGAIRTGLGKYDLAFWLSGGVCFAVAFVFLWPRAWSTQRSAVR encoded by the coding sequence GTGCGCATTCACTACGCTTGGGTCATTGCAGCGATCTCGTTTCTGATTCTGATTGCTTCTGCTGGAGTCCGGGCGACCCCCAGTATTCTGATGGTGCCTCTGGAGGCGGAGTTCGGTTGGACGCGAGCCGCGATCTCGGCCGCCATTGCCGTCAATATTGCTCTCTTTGGAATGATCGGCCCTTTTGCGGCGTCGCTCATGAATCGTTTCGGCATCCGGAGGATCGTTGTGTCGGCGCTGCTTGTTCTTGCGGTTGCCGTTGGTGTCACCAGCCAGATGACGCGGCTCTGGCAATTCACCTTGCTTTGGGGTGTCCTGGTGGGCAGTGCGTCCGGGATGACGGCCTTAGTCTTTGCCGCTATCGTGACCAACCGCTGGTTTGAGGAAAGGCGTGGCTTGGTCATTGGCGTCCTGTCTGCGGCCAATGCGACGGGGCAACTCGTTTTCCTGCCGCTGCTGGCGACGACTGTGGTGGCAAGCGGGTGGCGGAGTGCGTCGACACTGGTCGCCATTGCGGCTGCCATCATGTCGCTGCTTGCTTTCCTCTTCCTGAGGGATCGTCCCGAAGACCTGGGCCTCAAGCCCTACGGCTGGACTCATGCGACGGTGGCTCCAACCGCGCCGCCGAAGTCTCCGCTGGCGGCGCTGGCCTGGGCCTCGAAGCAAAAGGCGTTCTGGGTGTTGGCCGGCAGCTTCTTTGTCTGTGGTGCCAGCACCAACGGCCTTGTCGGCACGCATCTGATTCCGGCTTGCCACGATTCCGGCATTGCAGAGGTACAGGCCGCCGGATTGCTCGCGATGATGGGGATCTTCGACATCCTTGGGACCTCCGCTTCCGGCTGGCTCACCGATCGCTACTCGGGCCGTTATCTGCTGTTTGCCTATTATGCGTTGCGTGGCATCTCGCTACTATTTCTGCCCGCGACGCTTGCCCAAGGGGGCACGGCCTTGGCCTGGTTTGCGATCTTCTATGGCCTCGATTGGATTGCCACCGTACCGCCCACGGTGCGACTGACCTCCGACTATTTCGGACGGGAGAATGTCGGTGTCGTGTATGGCTGGATTGGAGCCTCGCACCAACTCGGCGCTTCGCTCGCAGCCTTTGGTGCGGGCGCGATTCGTACTGGCCTGGGCAAATACGATCTCGCGTTTTGGCTGTCTGGCGGAGTCTGCTTTGCGGTGGCCTTTGTCTTTCTCTGGCCTAGAGCCTGGAGTACACAAAGGTCAGCAGTCCGATGA
- a CDS encoding L-lactate permease, with product MNTVWTQSYEMGGLGLWGSALVAAIPIFVLLVMLGVLRKPAWMAAMSGLASALVVALAGYGMPGLMAVSSVGYGAAFALFPITWIIFWAIALYRLTVITGKFEVIKQSIASLTGERPLQALLIAFAFGAFIEGAAGFGTPVAVAAAMLVGVGFGAFEASAICLLANTAPVAFGSIGIPVVTLAGITGLPLPELSAQVGRLCAPVSFLIPAYLIAATEGFAVMRRVLFPSLLCGGAFASVQFLVSNYLGAQLVDILSSLSAIIALLLYLVIKKNSSLALPIGQVFHAWSPYLLLVGCVLVWGHEPIAKMLNASAMKIEWPMLHNLAMRMPPVMVKQTTYAAVFNFNLLAAAGTSCMVATILSALVLKVTLKQFFHVVQESAVQLRLPTLTVCSVLGMAFLMNYSGATGTLGLAFAATGVFFPFFSAMLGWLGVFLTGSDTSANALFGNLQVVTAGKLGLDPVLMAASNSSGGVMGKMISLQTIAVAAAATKMSTEDQARLFRFTFKHSVLLASIIGLLTFVYSRL from the coding sequence ATGAACACTGTTTGGACTCAAAGCTATGAGATGGGTGGACTAGGACTTTGGGGTAGCGCCCTGGTGGCGGCGATTCCGATCTTTGTCCTCCTGGTGATGCTTGGAGTATTGCGAAAACCCGCATGGATGGCGGCGATGAGCGGTCTGGCATCGGCTCTCGTGGTGGCGCTGGCCGGCTATGGAATGCCTGGCTTGATGGCAGTGTCCAGCGTCGGCTATGGCGCAGCTTTCGCGTTGTTTCCGATCACCTGGATTATCTTCTGGGCCATCGCCCTATACCGGCTGACAGTGATCACCGGCAAGTTTGAAGTGATCAAGCAATCGATCGCCTCGCTCACCGGCGAAAGACCACTACAAGCGCTGCTGATCGCCTTTGCGTTTGGCGCATTCATTGAGGGCGCCGCGGGCTTTGGAACGCCGGTCGCTGTGGCCGCCGCAATGCTGGTAGGCGTGGGCTTTGGCGCCTTTGAAGCATCGGCAATCTGCCTGTTAGCCAATACAGCGCCGGTCGCATTCGGATCGATCGGAATTCCAGTGGTGACACTTGCCGGCATCACCGGCCTGCCACTGCCGGAGCTCAGCGCGCAAGTGGGCCGGCTCTGCGCCCCGGTCTCCTTCCTCATCCCCGCCTATCTGATTGCCGCAACCGAGGGCTTTGCGGTGATGCGCAGAGTGCTCTTCCCTTCTCTGCTCTGTGGCGGCGCATTTGCAAGCGTCCAGTTTCTGGTTTCGAATTATCTGGGCGCGCAGTTGGTCGACATCCTCAGTTCACTCAGCGCCATCATCGCGCTGCTGTTGTATCTGGTGATCAAGAAGAACTCCTCCCTCGCCTTGCCGATTGGCCAGGTGTTCCACGCCTGGAGCCCCTACCTGCTGCTGGTGGGCTGCGTCCTCGTCTGGGGGCATGAGCCGATCGCCAAGATGCTGAATGCCAGCGCCATGAAGATCGAGTGGCCGATGCTCCACAATTTGGCGATGCGCATGCCACCTGTCATGGTGAAGCAAACCACCTATGCGGCGGTGTTCAATTTCAATCTCCTGGCCGCTGCCGGCACTTCCTGCATGGTCGCAACCATCCTCAGCGCCTTGGTACTGAAGGTAACCCTGAAGCAGTTCTTCCATGTCGTCCAAGAGAGCGCCGTGCAATTGCGGCTGCCCACCCTGACCGTGTGCAGCGTGCTCGGTATGGCTTTTCTGATGAATTACTCCGGCGCCACCGGAACGCTCGGTCTCGCCTTTGCAGCAACCGGCGTGTTCTTCCCCTTCTTCAGTGCAATGCTCGGCTGGCTTGGCGTGTTCCTGACGGGAAGCGACACCAGTGCGAATGCGCTGTTCGGCAACCTGCAAGTGGTCACCGCGGGCAAACTCGGCCTCGATCCGGTGCTGATGGCAGCATCGAACTCTTCCGGCGGCGTGATGGGCAAAATGATCTCGCTGCAGACCATTGCCGTCGCGGCCGCGGCAACAAAGATGTCAACCGAAGATCAGGCCAGGCTCTTCCGCTTTACCTTCAAACACAGTGTCCTGCTGGCCAGCATCATCGGACTGCTGACCTTTGTGTACTCCAGGCTCTAG
- a CDS encoding NAD(P)H-dependent glycerol-3-phosphate dehydrogenase: MAQELTILGGGSWGTALAIVLAPRFERIHLWVHSEALATQMQASRVNGVYLPGFLLPKNVLVSPRRHLSPWVMTVVPSAHLRGVLQAVACEAQQPLHWISATKGIEAGSFLRMSQIGEECLATKLAAPPAVLTGPTFAREIAAGAPAAIVAASVDAAFAREVQTVFSVDNLRFYTNSDVTGVELSGALKNVMAIAAGAAEGLQLGSNSMAALITRALAEMSRLVQALGGRAETVSGLAGLGDLVLTCHGQLSRNRRVGVELARGQSLAAILASTPMVAEGVETTATALALAARHGIEMPIAEAVAAMLAGRPAAEVLRQLMGRTPKAEC; encoded by the coding sequence ATGGCGCAAGAGTTAACGATCCTGGGCGGGGGAAGTTGGGGAACCGCACTTGCCATCGTCCTTGCTCCTCGCTTTGAGCGCATCCATCTCTGGGTTCATTCCGAAGCGCTCGCAACGCAGATGCAAGCCTCACGAGTGAATGGCGTGTATTTGCCTGGTTTCCTGCTCCCGAAGAATGTGCTTGTCTCGCCGCGACGGCACCTGTCGCCGTGGGTGATGACAGTGGTGCCATCGGCGCATTTGCGAGGAGTTTTGCAGGCAGTAGCCTGCGAAGCACAACAGCCGCTCCATTGGATCAGCGCGACAAAGGGCATTGAGGCCGGGAGCTTTCTGCGCATGTCCCAGATTGGCGAAGAATGCCTCGCAACAAAGCTCGCTGCGCCGCCAGCCGTTTTGACTGGGCCGACCTTTGCCCGCGAAATCGCCGCTGGAGCACCCGCCGCCATTGTCGCGGCCAGTGTCGATGCGGCCTTTGCACGCGAGGTACAGACGGTCTTCTCCGTCGATAATCTGCGTTTCTATACCAACAGCGATGTGACCGGCGTCGAGCTTTCCGGCGCACTCAAAAATGTGATGGCGATCGCGGCCGGCGCGGCAGAAGGCTTGCAGCTCGGAAGTAACTCCATGGCGGCGCTGATCACGCGCGCCTTGGCCGAGATGAGCAGGCTGGTACAAGCGCTCGGGGGACGGGCAGAAACCGTGTCCGGACTGGCGGGCCTTGGCGACCTGGTCCTCACCTGCCACGGCCAGTTGAGCCGTAACCGCAGGGTGGGAGTCGAACTTGCTCGCGGACAGAGCCTGGCGGCCATTCTGGCATCAACGCCGATGGTGGCAGAAGGGGTGGAGACAACGGCCACCGCTCTTGCGCTAGCGGCGCGGCATGGCATCGAGATGCCGATTGCCGAGGCCGTAGCCGCAATGCTTGCGGGACGTCCAGCCGCTGAGGTATTGCGGCAACTAATGGGCCGTACGCCCAAGGCAGAATGCTAA
- the plsY gene encoding glycerol-3-phosphate 1-O-acyltransferase PlsY, whose amino-acid sequence MWLIPLCFLLGSLPFGAWIVRLKTGKDVTAMGSGNIGATNVLRTTGKLAGILTLALDIGKGVLAVWLADHFTEGNALWMSAAAVAVMLGHGFSPFMNFKGGKAVASFAGAFAYLTPLPFWCIALLFVAVVAYSRYISLGSVLGAIFFPFAVWLILHPSWPVLLASLIAGVFVTWRHSANIERLRAGTENRFQWRKS is encoded by the coding sequence ATGTGGTTGATTCCGCTCTGCTTTCTGCTGGGAAGCCTGCCCTTTGGAGCGTGGATTGTACGTCTGAAGACCGGCAAGGATGTCACCGCCATGGGGAGCGGCAACATTGGCGCAACCAATGTACTGCGCACGACAGGCAAGCTGGCAGGGATCCTGACGCTCGCACTTGATATCGGAAAGGGTGTCTTGGCCGTCTGGCTTGCCGATCATTTTACGGAAGGGAATGCGCTTTGGATGTCAGCCGCCGCGGTCGCGGTGATGCTTGGGCATGGTTTTTCTCCCTTCATGAACTTCAAGGGCGGCAAGGCAGTGGCGAGCTTTGCCGGCGCCTTTGCCTACCTGACGCCGCTGCCTTTCTGGTGCATCGCGCTGCTCTTTGTCGCCGTGGTTGCCTATAGCCGATATATCTCGCTTGGCTCCGTACTGGGAGCGATTTTCTTCCCGTTTGCCGTCTGGTTGATTCTGCATCCCAGTTGGCCGGTACTACTCGCTTCGCTCATCGCGGGCGTATTTGTGACCTGGCGGCACAGCGCCAATATTGAGAGGCTGCGCGCCGGCACTGAGAATCGATTCCAATGGCGCAAGAGTTAA
- the thpR gene encoding RNA 2',3'-cyclic phosphodiesterase — translation MPNSLRLFTGLSIEYPVRRNLELVLEHLRPLAPIHWSPSDNFHITTCFLGAWEVDRVEELKQALSLVPKTGPIATRIGGFGWYPNPHHPRVLVTGVQAPEALHTLARTTNEACAKLGFQPEKRDYSPHLTIARIKGEQDVRALRTGIAQLPSADFGMSTATKFLLYKSEPGETASSYKVIGEFAL, via the coding sequence GTGCCGAACTCATTACGGCTCTTCACTGGCCTGTCCATCGAATATCCTGTCCGCCGGAACCTTGAGCTGGTTCTCGAGCACTTGCGCCCGCTTGCTCCCATCCATTGGAGCCCTTCCGACAATTTTCACATCACCACCTGCTTCCTGGGCGCCTGGGAGGTGGACCGGGTGGAGGAGCTAAAGCAAGCCCTCTCCCTGGTGCCGAAAACCGGCCCCATTGCGACTCGTATTGGAGGCTTTGGCTGGTACCCGAATCCGCACCATCCGCGTGTCCTGGTCACTGGCGTACAAGCACCGGAAGCATTGCATACCTTGGCACGGACCACCAATGAGGCCTGTGCCAAGCTCGGCTTCCAACCGGAGAAGCGGGACTACTCGCCCCACCTGACCATCGCCCGCATCAAAGGCGAGCAAGACGTCCGGGCCCTGCGCACAGGAATTGCACAGTTGCCCAGTGCAGATTTCGGAATGAGCACGGCAACGAAGTTTTTGCTGTACAAGAGCGAGCCTGGCGAGACGGCCAGCAGCTACAAGGTGATCGGAGAATTCGCACTTTGA
- a CDS encoding DNA-3-methyladenine glycosylase translates to MDRPVKSRNEFGTILDRNFFSRDTATVARELLGMWLVLGDQAAQIRETEAYLPQDDPAAHSFAGRTKRTEVIFGPPGHAYVYLNYGIHKMLNVVVEPEGTPGCVLIRAAGDFTGPGRLTRGLGIELSHYGVDFTKGPIRIHQGEKIPDSRVLITPRIGITKAADFLLRFLIAS, encoded by the coding sequence ATGGACAGGCCAGTGAAGAGCCGTAATGAGTTCGGCACAATCTTAGATCGTAACTTCTTTTCGCGAGACACAGCCACAGTCGCACGTGAACTTCTCGGCATGTGGCTAGTGCTGGGGGACCAGGCCGCCCAGATTCGCGAAACGGAGGCCTATCTCCCCCAGGACGATCCTGCTGCGCACTCCTTTGCCGGACGCACGAAACGAACCGAAGTCATCTTTGGGCCGCCCGGTCATGCTTATGTCTATCTGAACTACGGCATCCATAAGATGCTGAATGTCGTCGTTGAGCCGGAGGGCACCCCGGGCTGTGTTCTGATCCGGGCGGCTGGGGACTTCACCGGTCCCGGCCGGCTCACCCGCGGCCTTGGCATTGAGCTCAGCCACTATGGGGTGGATTTCACAAAGGGGCCAATCCGGATCCACCAAGGGGAAAAAATCCCGGATTCCCGCGTGCTGATCACCCCACGCATCGGAATTACGAAGGCTGCAGACTTTCTTCTTCGCTTTTTAATCGCCTCATAG
- the recA gene encoding recombinase RecA: MAENEKLRALTATLGAIEKQFGKGSITRLGASEAMVQVQSISTGSISLDYALGIGGVPRGRIIEVFGPESSGKTTVALQCVAQAQKAGGIAAFIDVEHALDPIYANALGVDTENLLVSQPDYAEQALEIASTLVQSNSVDILVIDSVAALVPKAELDGEMGDTFVGIQARLMSQAMRKLTGICSKSNTCLIFINQIREKIGVMFGNPETTSGGRALKFYASVRLDIRRISAIKDGDVVSGNRTKVKVVKNKVAPPFREAEFDIMYGQGISVEGDLLDIGVAQNLVEKSGSWYSYKGERIGQGRENARQFLKDHPDAATAIDTELRKILGLAAKIEAADAPLDIPTKAKKDAPKG, translated from the coding sequence ATGGCAGAGAATGAGAAACTACGCGCCCTGACTGCGACACTTGGCGCAATTGAGAAGCAATTCGGCAAAGGGTCCATTACCCGTCTGGGTGCGTCGGAAGCGATGGTCCAGGTCCAGTCGATTTCCACGGGTTCTATTTCCCTCGACTATGCACTTGGCATTGGCGGCGTGCCGCGTGGCCGCATCATCGAAGTATTTGGGCCGGAATCTTCTGGGAAAACCACCGTCGCCCTGCAGTGCGTTGCGCAAGCGCAGAAAGCGGGCGGAATCGCCGCCTTCATCGACGTAGAACACGCTCTCGACCCGATTTACGCGAATGCTCTCGGTGTCGATACCGAAAATCTGCTCGTTTCACAGCCCGATTATGCGGAACAGGCGCTTGAGATCGCCAGCACCTTGGTCCAGTCCAATTCCGTTGACATTCTGGTGATTGACTCTGTCGCTGCGCTTGTGCCCAAGGCCGAGCTCGATGGCGAAATGGGCGACACCTTTGTCGGCATCCAGGCCCGCCTGATGTCTCAGGCGATGAGAAAGCTGACGGGAATCTGTTCGAAGTCCAATACCTGCCTGATCTTCATCAACCAGATCCGCGAGAAAATCGGCGTCATGTTTGGCAATCCGGAGACCACCTCGGGTGGCCGTGCGTTGAAGTTCTACGCGAGCGTCCGCCTCGACATCCGCCGCATCAGCGCCATTAAGGATGGGGACGTCGTGTCCGGCAACCGCACCAAGGTCAAAGTGGTGAAAAATAAGGTGGCTCCTCCTTTCCGCGAGGCTGAGTTCGACATCATGTACGGCCAGGGAATCAGCGTCGAAGGCGACCTACTCGATATCGGCGTGGCGCAGAATTTGGTGGAGAAGTCCGGGAGCTGGTACAGCTACAAGGGCGAGCGCATCGGTCAGGGGCGCGAGAATGCCCGTCAGTTCCTGAAGGATCATCCCGACGCGGCTACTGCAATCGATACGGAACTGCGTAAGATTCTCGGTCTTGCTGCCAAGATTGAGGCTGCGGATGCTCCTCTCGATATCCCGACGAAAGCAAAGAAGGACGCTCCGAAGGGCTGA
- a CDS encoding HU family DNA-binding protein, which produces MADRMTQSQLIKELAEKMTLSNKVAKEFITLYAEIAVRETKKIGEATLPGIGKLVRQERKARTGRNPATGATIKIPAKKVVKFRVAKAVKDAIVPPKKVKASS; this is translated from the coding sequence ATGGCTGATCGCATGACGCAATCCCAGCTGATCAAGGAACTCGCGGAGAAGATGACGCTTTCGAACAAGGTAGCGAAGGAATTCATTACCCTGTACGCCGAGATCGCTGTCCGCGAAACAAAGAAAATTGGCGAAGCAACGCTGCCTGGTATCGGTAAGCTGGTTCGTCAGGAGCGTAAGGCCCGCACCGGCCGCAACCCTGCCACTGGCGCCACCATCAAGATCCCGGCCAAGAAGGTCGTAAAGTTCCGCGTGGCCAAGGCCGTGAAAGACGCGATCGTTCCCCCGAAGAAGGTCAAGGCTTCCAGCTAG